attttttaatattttatgaaatactaATAGGAACTGTCCAAGTCAATACAGTTTTAAGAGTTACGTTAATTATTTTGTCCAATAAACAACAATTTGACCAAATTTATAAGGTTAAAGATTAAAGGTGAAATaggtgaaaagaaaaattagggacaagcaaaataaatatcataattttcattatGTAAAAAATTGTAATCTTTATccaagtatttttattttctttaactaTTCTATTATAATCTAAATATGgatcatttctattttggtcacctaaattatttttgttaatttggtaattcaaaataaaaattgatcaGATCACTCCAACGTTAAATGGTAATGGAAGACTAATAGTATATTTTCACATTATTTACTGtaaaattagggtaaactatttTGTCACTCTAAATAGGAGTTGTTCTTGTTTTGGTCATCCAAAATTTTTTCATACAAATGCACCATTAATCTTCATTACAATTTAACGGTGCAATGACCAATTTGATCAATTATTATATTGTGTTAccaatttaagaaaagaaatgaagtgattaaaattgaaataacctCTATTTAAAGTAACTAACTGTGTAATTTaccttaaataattttttaaaataattttatataaatcataaattgcATTAATTGAAGTAAAAAATATAGTATGATGCATATTCGTTTTTATATTACATGAATTCAAAAGTTGTACTATTAGATGAATTTTTTCGAAGAAAAAGCcacactaaaaaattaattttatttttatgattttgtcaTAAACAATAATACCTTGATATTCTTGAAAgctgttttaaattttatatatgtccaaaatataatttatataaataaatattgaaaatattaacagtagtttaaattttttagattatattgaaatacattttaatattaatattttagtttgcCATTTCCATTTCGGATTGAAGAACATTCCTATCATTTCCTAAGAATCAAATACTGACTTGTAGATAGTTTTTCGTGTAATTCAGAATTTTATTCatccatttttcaaaaattgagaaattaatgcAATATATACAATATCATGATTTATGTGGCAAAAGATATGCCCatctaaattttattcaaacgGTAGCTTAAATGTTAACATTAACGATGCTAGGAGTTAAATCAAATAAGTGGCATTGACATATTTATTTGGATCTTATGCAGGAATCGGCTTAAGTATAGTTTGTTTCTAATTTTCGGAGTATGGTGGCTTTATAGGATACTgcagaaaagaaaatacataaaacctaaacaaattttttttgaaagaaatggTGGGATATTGTTTCAAAAAAAGACGTCTTCAAATGAAGGTGGTCTGGATAAAGCTAAACTCTTCAGTTTCAAAGAGTTGGAAATATTTACTGATCAATATAATGGGAACAGAATATTGGGTTGTGGTGGTCAAGTTATGGTTTATAAAGGAATATTGTCTGATGGGAGAATTGTTTCAGTAAAGAAGTCCAAGACTGTAAACGAAGGGTATCTTGAACAATTTATCAATGAGATTTttattctttctcaaatttatcaatttatctTGAACAAGTTATTAGGTTGATGCTTGGAGACCGAAGTGCCCCTCCTTGTTTATGAGTTCATCCCAATGGAACCCTTTTCCATCTGATTCATTACCAAAATGAAGAGTACCAGAGGTCATGGGATATACAATTACGCATTGCAGCGGAAGTTGCGAGTGCAATTTCTTACTTACACTCATCTGCATCCATCCCCATTTATCACCGAGATATCAAGTCTAGTAACTTACTACTAGATGAAAAGTTCCGAGCAAAAGTGTCAGACTTCAGAACATCTAGATCAATCAGCATTGATCAAACTCACTTGACCACTCAAGTGCTTGGGACTTTTGGGTACTTAGATTCTGAATACTTCCAGTCAAGTCAATTTACTGAAAAGAGTGATGCTTATAGTTTCGGAGTGGTTATTGTCGAGCTCTTAACGGGGAAAAAAATGGTAATCTCAATGTTCGGATCTCAAGAAAAGAGAGACTTAGTCTCGTATTTTATGTCGTCGATGGAAGAAAACCATCTGCTGGATATTGTTGATGCTGAAATTGGGAAAGACGGTCAAAAGGATGAAGTAGTAGCAGTTGCTCAACTTGCGAAAAGATGCTTGAACTTAGATGGGAGATATAGACCAACAATGAAAGAAGTGGCCGTGGAACTCGAGAGACTTAGAACTCGACAAGGTGACTGCATCCCCATTGATC
This genomic window from Gossypium raimondii isolate GPD5lz chromosome 10, ASM2569854v1, whole genome shotgun sequence contains:
- the LOC105777770 gene encoding wall-associated receptor kinase-like 9, which produces MVYKGILSDGRIVSVKKSKTRSWDIQLRIAAEVASAISYLHSSASIPIYHRDIKSSNLLLDEKFRAKVSDFRTSRSISIDQTHLTTQVLGTFGYLDSEYFQSSQFTEKSDAYSFGVVIVELLTGKKMVISMFGSQEKRDLVSYFMSSMEENHLLDIVDAEIGKDGQKDEVVAVAQLAKRCLNLDGRYRPTMKEVAVELERLRTRQGDCIPIDQLKQVEVVVRKSAKSWDFTSFLTEHYPICSMTSTSESDVHPLMWNPV